AAAGAGATGATCACAAAGAGTGGAAAGAAAATGCCGCAGATCTTTACCGGCGATCCTTATGCATGGAAGAAGATGCTTGAACTGAAAGGCATTGATGGTATTATTATTTCTACACCGTGGGAGTGGCACAAAGAAATGATCATTGGTTCATTACAGGCAGGTATTAAATACGTGGGTAGTGAAGTAATGATCGGTATTACGTTGCAGGATCATTGGGATGTGGTAAAAGCTGCAGAGCAATACAATGCGCATGTAATGATGCTGGAAAATGTTTGCTACCGCAGAGATGTGATGGCTGCATTGAACATGGTGCGCCAGGGATTGTTTGGTGAACTGGTACACCTGCAAGGCGGTTACCAACACGACCTGCGTGAAGTGAAATTCAACAATGGTGTTGATGCATATGGTAAGGGGTGTGAATTTGGTGATAAGGGATGGAGCGAAGCAAGATGGAGAACACATCACTCCGTATATCGTAATGGCGATTTGTATCCAACACATGGTATCGGACCTGTTGCACACTACATCAACATCAACCGTGGCAACAGGTTTGTCAATATATCTTCCTTCTCATCAAAGGCGAGAGGCCTTCATGAACATATTGTAAAGAAATGCGGACCTGAACATCCCAATGCGAAAATTAATTTCAAATTAGGTGATGTTGTTACTACTTCTATAGGTTGTGCAAATGGAGAAACCATCTTGTTGCAACATGATACCAACTTACCACGACCTTATTCATTAGGTTTCCGTGTGCAAGGCACCAACGGTATCTGGATGGATGTAAATAAAGGGGTACACATCGAGGGCAAATCAAAACCGCATCAATGGGATGCTTCAAAAGATTGGTTCGACAAATATGATCATCCATTGTGGGCACGCTGGAGTAAAGAAACTGAAGGGGCAGGGCACGGTGGTATGGACTTCTTCGTGATCCATTCGTTTGTTGAAAGCATTAAACGTAAAACCGCTACACCGATGGATGTGTATGATGCAGCGGCATGGAGTGCCATTACTCCATTGAGTGAACTCTCTGTTGAAAAAGGAAATGAAACAATTGAGTTCCCTGATTTTACCGGTGGAAAATGGATGTATCGCAAACCTGTGTTTGCATTGAATGATGATTATTAATAAAGAAGTGGCCGTTGCTGAACGAATTATCGATGATGATTGTATAAAAGGAATGGAACTGCCATAAGCGAGAATATGACATATAATATTTTGGAATATCAGCAAATAATGTCGCAATCCGTATTGCCTGTTTTTGGCCTCACGGAAAAGAGAGTGAAACTGGAAGCTTTTGGAAGCGGCCTGATCAACAGTACCTGGAAAGTAACCACCACATCAGATGAATATATTCTGCAACGGTTAAATCATTTGGTGTTTAATGAGCCGGAAGATATTGCATATAACATCAGTTTAATTGCAAACTATCTCAAACAACATTATCCCGGTTACTCATTTGCGGCACCCATTACTTCAGAAGATGGTGCTTCACTTGTTTACTTAGAGAATGAAGGCTTTTTTCGATTATTCCCTTTTGTAAAAGGCTCGTATGCAAAAGAAGTGGTGGAAACTGCAAATGAAGCTTATGAAGCAGCAGTGCAGTTTGGACGATTTACGCATTTGTTAAGCGGACTAGATACAACGCAACTTAAAATTACGATCCCGTCTTTTCATGATCTGTCGTTGCGTTATCGTCAGTTCATGATGGCTTTGGAAAATGGTAATACAGAACGGATTATTGAAGCCGATGCGTTGATAAAGAAAGTGATGGATAACAGATCCATTGCAGAACAATACCAGCAGATCAAAACAAATCCGGATTGCAAGCTGAGGGTTACACATCACGATACAAAGATCAGCAATGTGTTGTTTAATAAAGATGGCAATGGATTGTGTGTAATAGATCTTGATACGGTGATGCCCGGCTATTTCATCAGTGATGTGGGCGATATGATGCGCACTTATTTGTCGCCGGTGAGCGAAGAGGAAAGTGATTTCAGTAAAATTGAAATACGTGCATCAATTTTTGAAGCCATCGTTCAAGGTTATTATAGCGAAATGAAAACCGATCTTACAGAAACAGAGAAGCAGCTGTTCTTTTATGCCGGCAAGTTCATGATCTATATGCAAGCCATTCGCTTCTTAACTGATTACCTGAATGATGATGTGTACTACGGTGCACGTTACGAAAAACATAATTTCATCAGGGCATCAAACCAATTGGTGCTGCTTGAGAAACTCATCGCAAAAGAAAACGAATTAGTTCCTTTGATCAACCGGATTCTTTCAACCAGTGAATAAAATATCCCCCGATACAACGGGGGATATTTTATTACTTAAGCTTTTGCTTCCTGCAATTTTACCCGAATGATCAATAATGTAACTGCAACAATACAAAGTATACTTTCTATCATGAGCCATTGCTGACCAAATGAACCCAGCGGTCCCTCAAGCGAAATGGTCATCAATCTTGACAATGCATAGCTTCCCCAGAGAATGGATGCAAATGCCAATCCTTTGGTATGATCTTTAAATGCCAGATACACTAAGCTGATGAAAATAGTTAGCCCAACGCCACCGTATACTCCACGAATGGAACTAAAGGCATCGTTGTTGGTGAGCTTTACCTGCACCAGGTCCATCACGGCTTGCGGGTTTTGAAAAGCCATGAGGCTTACCATTAAAATAGAAAAAGCTGAAAAGCCGATGAGTGTGGCAGAAGAGATGCGTAAAAGTTTGTGCTGTTTCATATATGTGTTTTTTGTTAACACAAAAATCGAAACAGCACAGAACTTGGTTCTTGGTGTTTGCCAAGATTTTCAGACGATCATGCGATCAGGCTGCAAAAGATTGGTTGTTGCTGTTAAAAATCCTTGCTTTCAATTCTTCACTTGGCTGCAATTGAAACGCAGCTGCATCGCACAATGCCTGCCAGAATGAATAGGGCTGATGCATACAGCCACGGTACGTGTAGCAATTGCTGCAGGTGTTTGTGCTGCACTGATCTTCCGCAACGGCTTCCCCGTTTTTTAAAGGTTGTTTTTCGGCCATGATAAATAAGGTTAGATGATAAGGTTTAAATAACAATACAAACATAAGTTCACTCATCTCCAATACAAACAACTGCTAACATGAACTGGAAAAACAAGCGGATGAATTGGTTTATTCCGCACATGCATAAGAAAGCAGAAGCTGTCAGTTACCGCTTTAGCAGTTCATCAATCAAAAAATACAATTCATGCAAAGCCTTCTTTTGAATGCAGTTGCGCCCAAACATCTTTGCCATTCAAAACCTTATTATCATGAAGCGATTCAAAAAAATTGCGAAGTGGACAGGCTTTATTCTGCTGTTCATTATCGTTGCACTTACAGCCTTAACCGCTACCCGCCAGGATCTTCGTTTTGAAGCACCTTATCCTGCCATTAAAGCATCAACCGACAGTACAGTTATTGCACAGGGAAAACATCTTGTTTACAGTATGGCGCATTGTGCCGATTGTCACAGTAATCAAAACACTGATTCGTTGGCTCAGCTTGGTATTGAACCTACATTAAGTGGGGGCCGCAAATTTGCGTTTGAACTCGGAAATTTTTACAGCAGAAATATTACTTCCGATGAAGAAACAGGTATTGGTAAATTAACTGATGGCGAGATTGCCCGCACGTTATACTATGGCGTTAACTCTAAAGGGCAGGCAATGATCGACTTTATGCCTTTTCATAACGTTAGTGAAGAAGATATGACAGCCATCATTTCTTACCTGCGTACACTTAAACCGGTAAAAAATGTTGTACCTGAAAATGAATACAGCACGCTGGGAAAAGTGTTGAAAGCATTTTTAGTAAAACCTGTTGGACCCAAAGGCACAATTCCAAAAACAGTAACACCAGATACAACGGCTGCATATGGTGACTACATTGTAAATAATGTGGCCAACTGCTCCGGATGTCATACACTGCGTGGTCCAACAGGTGATTATATAGGTGAGCCTCTTGCCGGTGGTAATGCATTTGTTGAACCGGGGTTAGATACATTAACACCTCCTAATCTTACGCCACATCCTGAAAGCCGCATCTACGGTTGGAGTAAACAGAACTTCATTGAGCGTGTTCGTATGGGAAAACTTATTAAGCACAGTCATATGCCGTGGAACTCGTATAAGAAAATGACTGATGATGAATTGACTGCGATCTATAATTACCTGCAATCGGTAAAACCAGCTAAAACATCAGTTGAAGAAAAATAAAATAACTAATCATGAACAAACATCTTCTTATTGCAGCTTTGTTTTTATTGCCGTTGATGACGCAGGCACAGATCGGCAATGTATTGAACCGGGCAAAAGCAAAAGTAAACCAGCGTGTCAATAACAAAATTGATAAAGGCATTGATGAAGCATTAGATGAAGTGGAAGGAAAAGGCAAACCAAAGCCTGCGGTCAACAACACAAATGATGCAGCTGCTCCGTCAACCAAAAAGAATGTTGGGTATGCAAGCACATTCGATTTTATTCCGGGTGAAAAATTATTGTACACCGAAGATTTTTCGCAGGATGCTATTGGTGAATTACCACTTAACTGGAATACAACCGGCAAAGGTGAAGTAGTAACAGTAGATGGGTTGAGCGGTAAGTGGACAAAGATGTATCAGAATTCTTTTTACCTCACCGGTAATAAAACAGAATTTCCAAAAAACTTCACAGTTGAATTTGATCTGTTGCTGGCATTTAACTACAAAAGTTATACGCTTCCATTAGTTACGTTTGGTTTATTGTCAAGTAGTGACTTGGCTACTACAGAGAATGAGCTAATGACCAATCACAGTAAATACCAATCAACAGAAGTAATGCTTCGCCCGGGTTATAAGAGTACACCCAGTTATGCCGGCGTAAAAAGTTTTATTGAGCGAAGAGATTTTTACAAAAGTGCCGACCAGGAGTTGAACAGCTTCGATGATAATTATAATAAGGTAATACACATCGCCATGCAGATGCAGGAAAGCCGCTTACGCATCTGGATAAACAGTGAAAAAGTGTTTGATATACCAAAAGCATTAGCAACGCAATACATGTTTAATCAACTGTTCTTTAAGATCCATAACTCGGGATATAAAGAAAATGAAATTGGTTTTTATCTGGGCAACATCAAAGTGGCCACAGGTATTCCTGATACAAGACATAAGTTGATGGAAGAGGGTAAATTTTCTACCACAGGTATTCTCTTCAATGTAAACGAAGCAACATTGCAACCTGCATCTTATGGCGTGATCCGTGAAATTGCAGCAGTGTTAAAAGCAAACCCATCAGTTCGTATCAGCATTACAGGGCATACAGACAGCGATGGTGCTGATGCAGCCAATCTCACACTCTCACAAAAGCGGGCAGCAACAGTAAAAGATGTATTGGTAAATGAGTTTGCAATTGATGCAGCCAGGATGGAAACCGATGGCAAAGGAGAAAGTAAACCTGTTGCTGATAATAAAACCAAAGAGGGAAAAGCGGCTAACCGAAGAGTAGAATTTACAAAACTGTAAAGCAATTAATTATGGAACTGAAAATTTTAATCTTATTGAATCTTTTTATCTATAGCGTGATTGTAAGCCAATCATTCATGTATATGATTGCTATGCGTAATGTGCAGGAAAGTATGGGCGCAGCATCTTACATTGAATTACGAAAATTATTAGACAGGAATTTCCTGAAAAAATTTAAGCCCGTTGTTTATTCGGCACTGGTACTCGGTCTTGTGTTGGTAGTGGCGGCTGTTTTCCAGTCATCTATAATATTACTTGCCGGCAGCAGTATAGCTTTTGCAGGTTTGCTGACAGATGTTGTACTGATCTTAAAAGGTGATATGCCCATTAACCGTATCATCAACAGCTGGACACTGGAAACATTTCCTGCTAATTGGGTTGAATACCGGAGTAAATGGCTCTACTGGTTTTCGTGGAGGCAGGTTGCAAACATCAGCGGATTTATTGCATTACTGATAGCGGCAGTTTTCGGTTAAACAATTCATCCTTTATTTTTTGCAATTCAGTCATGCTCCACTTGAAATGGCTTTTGTTGTGATCTACATTGCAGTTGAATTAAACCTTATCAGAAATGAAGAATACATTTATTCTTGTTACGATTGTAGCAGCTGGTATCGTAACATTTGTTGCAGCTTGTACCGGCACATCAGCAAACAATGATGCAGTAAAAAAACCTCTCACGAATGCGGAGCTCATAAAACGAGGCGAATACCTCGTGAGTTCTGTTGGTTGTGATGATTGTCATTCGCCAAAAATTATGGGCCCCGGTGAACCACAAATTATTCCCGAGTTGCGATTCTCAGGTTATCCATCAACAAGACCTTTGCAAAAAGCAGATAGTAATGTAGTGAAAAGCGGGTGGGGTTTGTTTGGGAGTGATCTTACTGCATGGGTTGGCCCTTGGGGAATGTCGTTTGCAGCAAACATCAGCAGCGATGCGACCGGTATCGGCAACTGGACCGAAGCACAATTCTTTAAAGCAATACGTGAAGGAAAATATAAAGGGCTTGATAACAGCCGGCCGTTGCTGCCACCTATGCCTTGGTTTGTATATAAGAACTTCAGTGACGAAGACATCAAAGCAATTTTTGCTTTTCTGAAATCAACCAAGCCTGTTGAAAATGTAGTACCGGCACCTGTGCCATTTACAGCTTTAAAAAATTAATACGCATTAGGATTGTTTAGTGTTTAGGTATAATTACCTGCCCGACGGGCTCTCCCGTTGGGCATTACTATTTCAAAAAAAAATTGCCGATTACTTCTTTCAGCAACATCAAATTCTAACTTATGCCATCACCGGTTACATTTCAGAAATACAGATCATGGAGAAGCCACCCGTTTATGTGGTTGTTTCGCTATGCACTGCTTTTATCTTTACCATCGTTTATGAAAAAAATAATACCTGTTGTCTTCTTACTATTTTCATTTGGCACTGTGTATGCACAAGCACAGGGAGCGGACAGCTCGGCTTTATTCAATGCAGAACAATTACGTGCAGATCTTGATACACTTCACCACTGGGTACTTTCTTCTCACCCAAAACTCTACGGCAATGCCGACAGTGTGGAAACAGAAAAAAAATGGCAGCAGGTAAGGAGTGAATTAAACGGAAGTTTGTCCCGGCCGGCATTTATGAAAATACTTGCTCCTTTGCTGGCTCAGTATAACGATGGGCATACGTTTGTTGAAACTGATTTTGAAAGCCAGGAACTAAAAGCGTTTAAAGCCGGTGGTGGGCGTTTTCTTTCGTATGAAATCACCATACAGGAAAACGAAGTGTGGGTTAAACAAGATCATGATACATTAATGCAGGTAAAGCCGGGCAGTCGCATTTTATCCATCAACAATAAACCGATAAACGAAATTATAACAGAGTTGTACAACGCAATGTCTGGTGATCACAAAGCCAATCGGCTCGCAACTGCTTCACGTTTGTTTGGATTTTTATTGTGGAATCAATACGGTTGGTCTGCACCATTCTCCCTGCAAGTGCAGGAACCTGGTGGAACGATACGGAATGTAAAATCGGTTGCAGTTTCGGTTGATGATTACCTGAAGAATTTATTTCCTTCTCCTTTATGGACGATGGATATTTATCCCGAGGAAAATTTAGCTGTAATTGAATGCAGAAGTTATTCGGGGAATATGGAGCGTATCCGAGAAAAACTCGATTCTTTTTTCACCATCATCAAACAAAGAAATATTCAGCATGTGGCGCTTGATCTGCGGAGGAATGGAGGCGGCAACTCAATGATCGGCACGTTGTTTTTATCTTATCTCACGCAAAAGCCGTTGCTGTCGGTCAATTCAAAATCATTTCGTGAATCAAAACGCTTACATGCGTTGCCTGCAGATTTTTGGTTGAAGAAGCAATTTGATAATGCGTTAAAAACCTGGAAAAGAGACGGCGAATTTCTTACCACTTATTTTGAATCAGACAATCCATTGCAACTAACAAAGCCGGAGTTGTTTTTTAAGGGCAATTTTTATTTGCTTACCAGTGCCCGCACTTATTCATCGGCACACATGACGGCCATGCAGGTGAAGTGTTCGAAACTGGGAGTTATCATCGGTCAACCAACCGGAGAGCAAATTGATCTTACAGGTGAAATACTCAACAGTAAATTACCACACTCAAATATTTTCGTGTATATCCCCACAGCTATGTTTACTGCTTCCTGTAAATGGAAAGAGAAGATGGGAGTGCAGCCAGATCATATTACTGCATTTGATCCAAATCATTTAGCGAATGCTGTTGATACTGAGTTGGCTTTCCTGAAACAACTTATCAATGCAAAGAAATGATTTGGCTAGACAGATCATGCAATGAAATAACCAGTTCATGCATGTGTAATTAGTGGAAGCTGTTTGTGTGCGTTAAGTTTGTTCATTATAAACCTTATCAATTTATTCTACCATGAACAAACAACTTGCTGCAGGTAACGGAAAGAAAATTCTGTTTGCCTCAGTTCCTGCTGATGGACATTTCAATCCGC
The DNA window shown above is from Lacibacter sp. H375 and carries:
- a CDS encoding Gfo/Idh/MocA family protein, with protein sequence MHRKDFIKNTGLTAASLAILPTGSLFAKDADAKVKMVMIGVGLRGQSHLDLVLRRNDVDLIAICDIDDRMLTRSKEMITKSGKKMPQIFTGDPYAWKKMLELKGIDGIIISTPWEWHKEMIIGSLQAGIKYVGSEVMIGITLQDHWDVVKAAEQYNAHVMMLENVCYRRDVMAALNMVRQGLFGELVHLQGGYQHDLREVKFNNGVDAYGKGCEFGDKGWSEARWRTHHSVYRNGDLYPTHGIGPVAHYININRGNRFVNISSFSSKARGLHEHIVKKCGPEHPNAKINFKLGDVVTTSIGCANGETILLQHDTNLPRPYSLGFRVQGTNGIWMDVNKGVHIEGKSKPHQWDASKDWFDKYDHPLWARWSKETEGAGHGGMDFFVIHSFVESIKRKTATPMDVYDAAAWSAITPLSELSVEKGNETIEFPDFTGGKWMYRKPVFALNDDY
- a CDS encoding phosphotransferase enzyme family protein, whose protein sequence is MTYNILEYQQIMSQSVLPVFGLTEKRVKLEAFGSGLINSTWKVTTTSDEYILQRLNHLVFNEPEDIAYNISLIANYLKQHYPGYSFAAPITSEDGASLVYLENEGFFRLFPFVKGSYAKEVVETANEAYEAAVQFGRFTHLLSGLDTTQLKITIPSFHDLSLRYRQFMMALENGNTERIIEADALIKKVMDNRSIAEQYQQIKTNPDCKLRVTHHDTKISNVLFNKDGNGLCVIDLDTVMPGYFISDVGDMMRTYLSPVSEEESDFSKIEIRASIFEAIVQGYYSEMKTDLTETEKQLFFYAGKFMIYMQAIRFLTDYLNDDVYYGARYEKHNFIRASNQLVLLEKLIAKENELVPLINRILSTSE
- a CDS encoding DUF4345 domain-containing protein, with the translated sequence MKQHKLLRISSATLIGFSAFSILMVSLMAFQNPQAVMDLVQVKLTNNDAFSSIRGVYGGVGLTIFISLVYLAFKDHTKGLAFASILWGSYALSRLMTISLEGPLGSFGQQWLMIESILCIVAVTLLIIRVKLQEAKA
- a CDS encoding cytochrome c, with amino-acid sequence MKRFKKIAKWTGFILLFIIVALTALTATRQDLRFEAPYPAIKASTDSTVIAQGKHLVYSMAHCADCHSNQNTDSLAQLGIEPTLSGGRKFAFELGNFYSRNITSDEETGIGKLTDGEIARTLYYGVNSKGQAMIDFMPFHNVSEEDMTAIISYLRTLKPVKNVVPENEYSTLGKVLKAFLVKPVGPKGTIPKTVTPDTTAAYGDYIVNNVANCSGCHTLRGPTGDYIGEPLAGGNAFVEPGLDTLTPPNLTPHPESRIYGWSKQNFIERVRMGKLIKHSHMPWNSYKKMTDDELTAIYNYLQSVKPAKTSVEEK
- a CDS encoding OmpA family protein — translated: MNKHLLIAALFLLPLMTQAQIGNVLNRAKAKVNQRVNNKIDKGIDEALDEVEGKGKPKPAVNNTNDAAAPSTKKNVGYASTFDFIPGEKLLYTEDFSQDAIGELPLNWNTTGKGEVVTVDGLSGKWTKMYQNSFYLTGNKTEFPKNFTVEFDLLLAFNYKSYTLPLVTFGLLSSSDLATTENELMTNHSKYQSTEVMLRPGYKSTPSYAGVKSFIERRDFYKSADQELNSFDDNYNKVIHIAMQMQESRLRIWINSEKVFDIPKALATQYMFNQLFFKIHNSGYKENEIGFYLGNIKVATGIPDTRHKLMEEGKFSTTGILFNVNEATLQPASYGVIREIAAVLKANPSVRISITGHTDSDGADAANLTLSQKRAATVKDVLVNEFAIDAARMETDGKGESKPVADNKTKEGKAANRRVEFTKL
- a CDS encoding c-type cytochrome, with protein sequence MKNTFILVTIVAAGIVTFVAACTGTSANNDAVKKPLTNAELIKRGEYLVSSVGCDDCHSPKIMGPGEPQIIPELRFSGYPSTRPLQKADSNVVKSGWGLFGSDLTAWVGPWGMSFAANISSDATGIGNWTEAQFFKAIREGKYKGLDNSRPLLPPMPWFVYKNFSDEDIKAIFAFLKSTKPVENVVPAPVPFTALKN
- a CDS encoding S41 family peptidase, coding for MKKIIPVVFLLFSFGTVYAQAQGADSSALFNAEQLRADLDTLHHWVLSSHPKLYGNADSVETEKKWQQVRSELNGSLSRPAFMKILAPLLAQYNDGHTFVETDFESQELKAFKAGGGRFLSYEITIQENEVWVKQDHDTLMQVKPGSRILSINNKPINEIITELYNAMSGDHKANRLATASRLFGFLLWNQYGWSAPFSLQVQEPGGTIRNVKSVAVSVDDYLKNLFPSPLWTMDIYPEENLAVIECRSYSGNMERIREKLDSFFTIIKQRNIQHVALDLRRNGGGNSMIGTLFLSYLTQKPLLSVNSKSFRESKRLHALPADFWLKKQFDNALKTWKRDGEFLTTYFESDNPLQLTKPELFFKGNFYLLTSARTYSSAHMTAMQVKCSKLGVIIGQPTGEQIDLTGEILNSKLPHSNIFVYIPTAMFTASCKWKEKMGVQPDHITAFDPNHLANAVDTELAFLKQLINAKK